One segment of Methylotenera versatilis 79 DNA contains the following:
- a CDS encoding TonB-dependent receptor: protein MNPAPLNHLQANQPFLNPLQLKHLRIPTLIAYMCLALSAQAEPKSAVEIQSKPLDKALNSLAKQTGVQILFASEITANQKSTALKGNLSAKQALTQLLEGTNLIATEQANGTFIIVKAPEIKAETEADTLPEVAVNAKTDALSTYYAGGQVAREGRAGLLGNKDFMDTPFSATQYTSKLIEDQQAQNIGDILVNDPAVRNTYSRGSGRDEFNIRGFTLYNYDAMYNGLYGVAPRDSSSLIGIERIEVLRGPNALLNGMAPAGSVGGAINLVPKRAGANPLNRLTLSFIDDSQLAAHVDVARRFGAEQELGVRANIITSSGDTPVDNSKEKLDAFAIGIDFQGERFRIEGDLNYQNRLTHARSGLLFAGGGFDIGSAPDAKSNYLPKWTYWNSNQLSGTARVEFDLTPDWTVYGAAGGSQYDFSSLQTSWLLSNEQGNIRALPTRTKQYVNTFTGEVGVKGKFDTGALNHQSVLSVTNYAMEYGGLFVRSSAIFSNVYSPQASAKPNIAIGGNVPKSSESRLRSIALADTVSMLDNKVQLTLGARHQQVISSNFDADTGNRLDDHYDKSKLTPAVAFVIRPTTQLSFYGNYIEALNQGDRSPDDGSTSNPGQMFAPAVSKQREAGLKYDFGRFATTVSAFEIERPSGLINPTTLRYSMNGVQRNRGIELLTQGEAIDHVRVLGGLALTDGKLTKTENGFNDGNTAPAVPRLQFNLAGEWDIPALTGLTLTARMLHTSQQYVNAENTQKIPSWNRYDLGARYAFTSGNIPVNVRATIENLFDNDYWLSAARGGLTVGAPRTVLLSVSADF, encoded by the coding sequence TTGAACCCCGCACCATTAAATCATCTGCAAGCCAATCAGCCATTTTTAAACCCATTACAGCTAAAGCATTTACGTATACCAACCTTAATCGCTTACATGTGCTTGGCATTATCTGCGCAAGCAGAACCAAAAAGCGCTGTAGAAATACAAAGTAAACCGCTAGACAAAGCACTGAATAGCTTAGCCAAACAAACTGGTGTGCAAATTTTATTCGCTAGCGAAATCACTGCCAATCAAAAATCCACTGCGCTTAAAGGCAATTTGAGTGCAAAACAAGCGTTAACTCAACTGCTGGAAGGCACCAATTTAATCGCAACTGAACAAGCGAACGGCACATTTATTATTGTTAAAGCGCCAGAAATCAAAGCTGAAACCGAAGCTGATACATTGCCAGAGGTGGCAGTAAATGCCAAGACTGATGCACTGTCTACATATTACGCTGGCGGACAGGTAGCTCGTGAAGGTAGAGCAGGATTGCTAGGCAATAAAGATTTTATGGACACCCCTTTTAGTGCAACGCAATACACTTCCAAGTTGATTGAAGATCAACAAGCGCAAAATATCGGAGATATTCTCGTCAACGATCCTGCTGTACGCAATACCTACTCACGCGGTTCAGGCCGCGATGAATTTAACATCCGTGGTTTTACTTTGTATAACTATGATGCGATGTATAACGGTTTGTATGGAGTTGCGCCACGTGATTCCAGTTCATTGATTGGTATTGAACGCATTGAAGTGCTGAGAGGCCCAAACGCGCTACTCAACGGTATGGCTCCTGCTGGCTCAGTAGGCGGCGCAATCAACCTTGTACCTAAACGCGCGGGCGCAAATCCACTTAACCGCCTGACTTTGTCATTTATTGATGATAGTCAACTTGCTGCGCATGTTGATGTCGCACGTCGCTTTGGCGCAGAGCAAGAGTTGGGCGTGCGCGCTAACATTATCACTAGCTCAGGTGATACGCCTGTAGATAATTCTAAAGAAAAACTAGATGCTTTTGCGATAGGCATCGATTTTCAGGGCGAGCGTTTTCGCATTGAAGGTGACTTGAACTATCAAAATCGACTTACACATGCACGCAGTGGCCTGCTATTCGCGGGCGGTGGTTTCGATATTGGTTCAGCGCCAGATGCAAAAAGCAATTACCTACCCAAATGGACTTACTGGAACAGCAATCAGTTATCAGGCACAGCACGCGTGGAGTTTGATCTGACGCCAGACTGGACTGTTTATGGCGCAGCAGGTGGATCGCAATATGACTTTAGCAGTTTGCAAACCAGCTGGTTATTGTCAAATGAGCAGGGAAATATTAGGGCGTTGCCGACACGTACTAAACAATATGTCAACACCTTTACAGGTGAAGTAGGTGTAAAAGGGAAATTCGATACAGGCGCTTTAAATCATCAATCTGTACTAAGTGTAACGAATTATGCTATGGAATATGGTGGGTTGTTTGTCAGGTCAAGCGCAATTTTTTCAAACGTCTATTCGCCTCAAGCTTCGGCGAAACCGAATATCGCTATTGGCGGAAATGTGCCAAAAAGTAGTGAGTCCAGGCTACGTAGCATTGCGTTGGCCGATACGGTTTCAATGCTAGATAACAAAGTTCAGCTCACACTTGGTGCGCGGCATCAGCAGGTGATCAGCTCAAATTTTGACGCAGATACAGGCAATAGATTAGATGATCACTACGATAAATCTAAACTCACGCCAGCAGTCGCATTCGTCATTCGACCAACAACGCAATTGTCTTTCTACGGCAACTATATTGAAGCGCTCAATCAAGGGGATAGATCGCCAGATGATGGATCCACGTCAAATCCTGGGCAGATGTTTGCGCCAGCCGTTTCCAAACAACGCGAGGCGGGTTTGAAATATGACTTTGGTCGCTTTGCCACCACAGTGAGTGCGTTTGAGATTGAGCGTCCAAGTGGTTTAATAAACCCGACCACCTTGAGGTATTCTATGAATGGTGTACAACGTAATCGCGGCATTGAATTACTTACCCAAGGTGAGGCTATCGATCATGTACGTGTATTGGGTGGCTTGGCTTTGACTGATGGAAAGCTGACTAAAACAGAAAACGGCTTCAATGACGGCAATACGGCACCAGCAGTGCCACGATTACAATTTAATCTCGCAGGCGAATGGGATATTCCCGCCCTCACTGGTTTAACACTGACGGCCCGCATGCTACACACCAGCCAGCAATATGTGAATGCAGAGAATACGCAAAAAATTCCATCATGGAACCGTTATGACCTTGGTGCACGCTACGCATTTACGAGTGGAAATATTCCCGTCAACGTTAGAGCGACTATTGAGAATCTATTCGATAATGATTACTGGCTTTCTGCAGCGCGTGGAGGTTTGACCGTCGGCGCGCCAAGAACAGTCTTGCTTTCTGTCTCGGCCGACTTTTAA
- a CDS encoding PepSY-associated TM helix domain-containing protein: MRQFFVLMHRYVGLVMAVFLIIVGLTGALITFYDEIDGYINHDLTYADKPFETAPLIDPFTLRNKVLAQYPNANINYLELSQKDNHSAVFYLTPKINPVNNKPYTLKHRQIYVNPYTANIIGERNSNEISESWKNMMPFIFELHYALALGTFGGYVLGIVALFWTIDCFVGAYLTFPMQRQKMANKAQLQSNATKVKLKKEQSWSARWWKSWKIRWNGGFHKVNFDFHRAGGLWLWAVLLVFAWSSVAFNLGDEIYSPVTKFIFMQEQKPEIKKLAVPLEVPVLSFEQAFEIGKSLMATQAQLKGFSVIAPQAISYKPAQGIYQYRVKSSRDVNAKYGSTRVTFDANSGQFIVLSLPSGEDAGDTLTSWIVTLHMAKIWGLPMQIFVCLMGLVITGLSITGVIIWLKKRKSRAIVHQLKNANIHKKSKSTQTEAVELTH; the protein is encoded by the coding sequence ATGCGACAGTTTTTTGTTTTAATGCATCGTTATGTTGGCCTTGTGATGGCTGTTTTCTTGATTATTGTCGGGCTTACTGGTGCATTAATCACGTTTTATGATGAGATTGATGGTTATATTAATCACGATTTAACGTATGCTGACAAGCCATTTGAAACGGCACCATTAATAGACCCTTTTACCTTGCGTAACAAAGTGCTTGCGCAATATCCAAATGCCAATATTAATTATTTAGAGTTATCGCAAAAAGACAATCACTCCGCTGTATTTTATTTAACACCAAAAATAAATCCTGTTAATAACAAACCGTATACGCTCAAACATAGGCAGATTTATGTCAATCCATACACCGCTAACATCATCGGCGAACGCAATTCCAATGAAATTTCTGAAAGCTGGAAAAATATGATGCCGTTTATTTTTGAGCTGCATTACGCACTCGCACTCGGCACATTTGGAGGTTATGTATTGGGCATTGTTGCGCTATTTTGGACGATAGACTGTTTTGTTGGCGCCTATTTAACTTTTCCTATGCAACGTCAAAAAATGGCGAATAAAGCACAACTGCAATCAAACGCAACAAAAGTAAAACTTAAAAAAGAACAATCATGGTCAGCGCGCTGGTGGAAATCATGGAAAATTCGCTGGAATGGCGGCTTTCACAAAGTCAATTTTGATTTCCATCGCGCAGGCGGTCTATGGCTGTGGGCGGTATTATTGGTCTTTGCCTGGAGTAGCGTGGCATTTAATTTAGGCGATGAAATATATAGCCCCGTCACTAAGTTTATTTTCATGCAAGAACAAAAGCCAGAAATTAAAAAACTAGCCGTTCCGCTTGAAGTACCAGTTTTAAGCTTTGAACAAGCCTTTGAAATTGGTAAATCACTGATGGCTACCCAAGCGCAATTAAAAGGATTTAGCGTAATTGCGCCACAGGCCATTAGTTATAAGCCTGCGCAAGGAATTTATCAATACCGTGTAAAAAGTAGCCGCGATGTTAACGCAAAATATGGCAGTACACGTGTGACTTTCGATGCGAATTCTGGACAATTTATTGTACTAAGTTTACCCAGTGGGGAAGATGCTGGTGACACATTGACCAGTTGGATCGTGACATTGCATATGGCAAAAATTTGGGGTTTGCCGATGCAAATATTTGTCTGTTTAATGGGCTTAGTTATTACTGGCTTATCCATCACTGGCGTCATCATCTGGCTTAAAAAACGAAAATCTCGCGCAATTGTACATCAGCTTAAAAATGCCAATATCCATAAAAAATCTAAATCTACTCAAACTGAAGCAGTTGAGTTAACCCATTAA
- a CDS encoding FecR family protein has translation MQNRANNTEVQAEQLNNNISPYTKVLKDYFPSREAILLEAQALTQKNQARKRLLKNAALGSVLSLFLLTWIIDPIIKSDYLNTQIGQQISYTLTDGSNVTLNTNSIVKSEIRLRSRRLELVQGEALLNVTHEWRSFTVQANNAYIRDIGTVFNVRNTYDGAIVTVLDGAVEVTTHDKTYLLTKNQSLTTSINQLNPSIVEDANTTMAWQQGKLLFDGTPLTTVVSEIQRYRKAPITLNDAKVGKLRISGAYDIKGIESLIDTLPISVAVKVTRQTDGSVIISNRK, from the coding sequence ATGCAAAACCGAGCAAACAATACTGAAGTACAAGCTGAACAGCTAAATAACAATATCAGCCCTTACACCAAAGTGCTTAAAGATTATTTTCCATCGCGCGAGGCGATTTTGCTCGAAGCACAAGCATTAACGCAGAAAAATCAAGCACGTAAACGCCTACTTAAAAACGCCGCTTTGGGTAGCGTTTTATCACTATTTTTACTCACTTGGATCATTGACCCGATTATCAAAAGTGATTATTTAAACACGCAGATTGGTCAACAAATTAGCTACACGCTGACTGATGGCAGCAACGTGACTTTGAATACCAATAGTATTGTCAAATCAGAAATCCGCTTGCGTTCAAGACGTTTGGAATTAGTGCAAGGTGAAGCATTACTCAATGTCACACACGAATGGCGCAGTTTTACTGTGCAAGCAAACAATGCGTATATTCGCGATATCGGCACGGTTTTCAATGTGCGCAACACTTACGATGGCGCAATTGTCACTGTTTTAGATGGCGCAGTAGAAGTAACGACGCATGATAAAACCTATCTGCTGACCAAAAACCAGTCATTAACTACATCAATTAATCAACTTAATCCGTCAATAGTAGAAGATGCCAATACAACAATGGCGTGGCAACAAGGCAAGCTGTTATTTGATGGCACGCCGTTAACAACAGTTGTGAGTGAGATACAGCGCTATCGCAAAGCGCCAATCACCTTAAACGATGCCAAAGTTGGAAAACTGCGCATATCCGGCGCATACGATATTAAAGGCATTGAATCGTTAATTGATACGCTACCAATTAGCGTTGCGGTAAAAGTGACCCGCCAAACGGATGGGAGCGTGATCATTTCTAATCGTAAATAA
- a CDS encoding RNA polymerase sigma factor, with amino-acid sequence MKSLPIHSPIVVALTYHYDSLLDYVRRNFTYARNDHQFAHEVIHDVCIALIDSPPPQNIHTPLAFLRLAIKNRAIDRCRNEQTRQRYVDYVGDIPDHHQHHQDGASALDFSQKFEALKRIIEALPPRQRQVFLLHRLHEMPQLEIANALSISRNMVTQHFNRAVLAITQQWQIYLV; translated from the coding sequence GTGAAATCGTTACCCATCCACTCCCCAATCGTTGTTGCGCTCACTTATCATTACGATAGTTTGTTAGATTACGTGCGCCGTAACTTCACTTATGCCAGAAACGATCATCAGTTTGCGCATGAAGTGATTCATGATGTTTGCATTGCGTTAATCGATAGTCCACCGCCGCAAAATATTCATACACCACTGGCTTTTTTGCGCTTAGCGATTAAAAACCGTGCGATTGACCGTTGCCGAAATGAGCAAACAAGACAGCGTTATGTCGATTATGTAGGCGACATTCCAGATCATCATCAGCATCATCAAGATGGCGCCAGTGCGCTGGATTTTTCACAAAAATTTGAAGCATTGAAACGTATTATTGAAGCACTGCCGCCGCGCCAGCGCCAAGTATTTCTGTTGCATCGTTTACATGAAATGCCGCAATTAGAAATCGCCAATGCACTGAGTATTTCGCGCAATATGGTGACTCAGCACTTCAACCGCGCCGTGCTTGCGATCACGCAACAGTGGCAAATTTACCTAGTTTAG
- a CDS encoding TonB-dependent receptor: MHPQLNKTKQNTLPAYFKHTTLAILLSSSLQLMAAEIDIPAQPLDKALNTLAKQSGERIVFSTDLTEKITAPAVKGNLNTREALDALLKNSGLILQGDAAQGFTVIKKPITNAQTSEETLPEVAVSATAAKLLPVTEPGTLLIDTEALARNNPSDVRGVFNGQPSVKVGGSTPMSQKVYVNGIEETNLAVTIDGSRQNNKVFHHNGTTLIDPIFLKAVSVNAGVAPSDAGPGAIAGSIAYETRNARDFLTSPDLGAYIRSSFNTNGNIFSQTLAGYGASEQLDGLAYLTVANGNSFEAGNGDKVDGTGTDLVSGYVKLGAEAEGGHRLQLSHERVRDDAARPFRGNIGFITGRPAWEPRVRDYEMIRDNTVLRYFQDNPEQWWNPNVVLAYSKTEITVPIFTRGGTVVFPGSGETGSFNGKFENKFPLDIGSITAGVDFYRDKADYKDPTYQVEEKASNKGAYVQARINPWQPLQVSAGVRGDHHRLTGTQGDSWSHSGLSSNASGELAIVPELLTVKAGFSHVFSGSQMAENFIMNTDWNYGNGPKPTKADNYFFGLETRYHGFSAEAKVFETRIENARVARFAVNSANLASDVRSRGYELGIGYQWEQSYVRARFADIDVTINGTSTDSDAGNYLATPAGEILYLTAGHHFPALHLTVGGDAELAQKYNKVSNGTLSFPSYEVFNLFAEYQPAWSVNTKLRLDVRNIFDDTYADRATYQGFGTVTPLYQAGRSLLLSVSATF, encoded by the coding sequence ATGCACCCGCAACTGAACAAAACGAAACAAAACACCCTGCCCGCTTATTTTAAACACACTACTTTGGCTATTTTGCTCAGTAGCAGTTTGCAACTAATGGCAGCAGAAATAGATATTCCTGCTCAACCCTTAGATAAAGCTTTAAACACTTTAGCCAAACAATCTGGCGAACGCATTGTGTTTTCGACCGATTTAACTGAAAAAATCACTGCGCCTGCAGTAAAAGGTAATTTGAATACGCGTGAAGCGTTAGACGCTTTGTTAAAAAATAGCGGCTTAATATTACAAGGCGATGCTGCACAAGGCTTTACGGTAATTAAAAAACCAATAACCAATGCGCAGACCAGCGAAGAAACACTGCCAGAAGTTGCCGTATCAGCAACTGCAGCAAAACTGTTACCTGTGACAGAACCTGGCACATTGTTAATCGATACAGAAGCATTGGCACGCAACAATCCTAGCGACGTTCGTGGTGTATTTAATGGCCAGCCTTCAGTCAAAGTCGGCGGGTCAACGCCTATGTCGCAAAAAGTCTATGTGAACGGGATTGAAGAAACCAATTTAGCAGTAACTATCGATGGCAGCCGCCAAAATAATAAAGTATTCCATCATAACGGTACAACGCTTATTGACCCAATATTCCTTAAAGCTGTGAGTGTTAATGCGGGTGTTGCGCCATCAGATGCTGGGCCTGGCGCAATCGCAGGCTCTATTGCCTACGAAACTAGAAATGCGCGTGATTTCTTAACGTCTCCTGACCTAGGCGCTTATATTCGCTCCAGCTTTAACACCAATGGTAATATTTTTAGTCAAACACTCGCAGGCTATGGCGCTTCTGAACAGTTGGATGGATTAGCCTACTTAACGGTTGCAAATGGCAATAGTTTTGAGGCTGGCAATGGCGATAAAGTAGACGGTACGGGAACAGACTTAGTCAGTGGCTATGTTAAATTGGGTGCAGAGGCTGAAGGCGGACACCGCTTGCAATTGAGCCATGAGCGTGTGCGCGACGATGCTGCCCGCCCATTCCGTGGCAACATTGGTTTTATTACTGGTCGACCAGCGTGGGAGCCGCGTGTGCGTGATTACGAAATGATCCGTGACAACACCGTACTACGTTACTTTCAAGACAACCCTGAACAGTGGTGGAATCCGAATGTGGTATTAGCCTACAGCAAAACTGAAATTACCGTGCCCATCTTCACACGTGGCGGCACAGTGGTTTTCCCAGGTAGTGGCGAAACGGGTAGCTTTAACGGCAAGTTTGAGAACAAATTTCCACTAGATATCGGCAGCATTACTGCAGGCGTGGATTTTTATCGTGACAAAGCCGATTACAAAGACCCTACTTATCAGGTAGAAGAAAAAGCCAGCAATAAAGGTGCTTACGTGCAAGCCAGAATAAACCCTTGGCAGCCTTTGCAAGTTTCTGCTGGTGTGCGCGGTGATCATCATCGCCTAACAGGCACGCAAGGAGATAGCTGGTCGCATTCTGGCTTAAGCTCTAATGCTTCTGGCGAATTAGCGATTGTGCCGGAACTACTGACTGTCAAAGCGGGCTTTTCGCATGTATTCAGCGGTAGTCAGATGGCAGAGAACTTTATCATGAACACAGATTGGAACTACGGAAACGGCCCCAAACCTACTAAGGCAGATAACTATTTCTTTGGTTTAGAAACCCGTTATCATGGATTTTCGGCAGAAGCCAAAGTGTTTGAAACGCGTATAGAGAATGCCCGTGTCGCCAGATTTGCGGTGAATAGCGCTAATTTAGCGAGTGATGTACGTTCACGCGGTTACGAATTAGGTATCGGTTATCAATGGGAACAAAGCTATGTACGTGCTAGATTTGCGGATATTGATGTCACGATTAATGGCACAAGTACCGATAGCGATGCAGGAAATTATCTTGCAACACCAGCGGGTGAAATTCTTTATTTAACTGCAGGTCATCATTTCCCTGCTCTGCACCTCACTGTGGGCGGCGATGCTGAGCTTGCGCAAAAGTACAATAAAGTCAGCAATGGCACATTATCGTTTCCATCTTATGAAGTGTTTAACCTATTTGCAGAATATCAGCCTGCTTGGTCAGTTAATACTAAGTTAAGACTGGATGTACGCAACATATTTGATGACACCTACGCAGACCGCGCTACTTATCAAGGATTTGGCACCGTTACGCCGCTTTATCAAGCTGGGCGCAGTCTACTGCTAAGTGTATCAGCCACGTTTTAG
- a CDS encoding RNA polymerase sigma factor: MSPLAHQHSNNPSLGMPDDLPNKSLLTLALIQHYDHLVDYVRRRFGNPIFAQDVIQDVCVHLLERTPKEPARIPLALLKRISHDIAVDRCRAEDSRHAYVQSYENLPDVASNAPCASRILSAKQDLHLLADAINTLPERCKMVFIMHKIHELPQAEIAAKMHISIKMVEKHLRTGMLACRTKLNRTKLT; this comes from the coding sequence ATGTCACCCCTCGCTCATCAACACTCAAATAATCCATCGCTTGGCATGCCAGATGATTTGCCGAACAAGTCTTTGCTGACTTTGGCGTTGATTCAGCATTACGATCATTTAGTGGATTATGTGCGTCGGCGTTTTGGTAATCCTATTTTTGCGCAAGATGTGATACAAGATGTTTGCGTACATCTGTTGGAACGCACGCCAAAAGAGCCAGCTCGCATTCCATTGGCGTTATTAAAGCGCATTTCGCACGATATTGCGGTGGATCGTTGTCGTGCAGAAGATTCGCGTCATGCCTATGTTCAATCGTATGAAAACTTGCCTGATGTTGCCTCAAATGCGCCCTGCGCATCACGCATTCTAAGTGCAAAGCAAGATTTACACTTACTTGCGGACGCGATTAATACCTTGCCAGAACGTTGTAAAATGGTTTTTATCATGCATAAAATCCACGAACTGCCACAAGCCGAAATCGCGGCCAAAATGCATATTTCCATTAAAATGGTAGAGAAACATTTGCGCACTGGCATGCTCGCCTGTCGCACTAAACTTAATCGTACTAAGCTTACTTGA
- a CDS encoding FecR family protein: MKPNSSQKQTSTQAEFLTEDAAIATNRMQLQQLFPLPDFSIHHQSLYQQNTSALKLKVKRNIKKALPLLTLFFVAIFLLAWIDPTYKTEKIASVIGEHKTLTLADNSQLTLDTNTQLQVDWHLRSRQITLHSGRAMFHVTHQQYRPFYVQAGATQIKVVGTIFDVLRKNEQVTVTVLQGKVQVRGYNQARTQYQQTYLTKNEQVTVNQGEISSTLTVDSALKTAWTDGKIIFERTPLNQALAEMQRYKTTPIILTNAQLANLKISGTFNTNSTDDIIQLLPNILPVKVTRGANDAIYIGTK; the protein is encoded by the coding sequence GTGAAACCAAACAGCTCACAAAAGCAAACTTCAACTCAAGCAGAATTTTTGACTGAAGATGCTGCAATTGCAACGAACCGCATGCAATTGCAGCAGCTGTTTCCGCTACCCGATTTTTCTATCCATCATCAATCACTTTATCAACAAAATACGTCTGCGCTAAAGCTGAAAGTAAAGCGCAATATTAAAAAAGCGTTGCCACTATTAACCCTATTTTTTGTGGCAATTTTTCTACTCGCATGGATTGACCCAACTTACAAAACAGAAAAGATCGCTTCAGTGATTGGCGAACATAAAACATTGACGCTGGCTGACAATAGTCAACTTACTTTAGACACCAATACACAATTGCAAGTGGATTGGCACCTGCGCTCAAGGCAAATTACATTACATTCTGGCCGCGCTATGTTCCATGTTACGCACCAGCAATATCGCCCTTTTTACGTACAGGCTGGCGCCACTCAAATAAAAGTAGTTGGTACTATTTTTGATGTGTTGCGCAAAAATGAACAGGTCACCGTCACAGTGTTGCAAGGCAAAGTGCAAGTGCGTGGTTACAACCAAGCGCGTACACAGTATCAACAAACTTATCTAACCAAAAATGAGCAAGTAACCGTTAACCAAGGTGAAATTTCATCAACCTTAACAGTCGATTCCGCCTTAAAAACGGCGTGGACAGATGGCAAAATTATCTTTGAACGCACACCGCTGAATCAGGCCTTGGCGGAAATGCAACGCTATAAAACCACGCCGATTATTTTAACTAACGCACAATTAGCCAATTTAAAAATATCTGGCACGTTCAACACCAATTCTACCGATGACATCATTCAGTTGTTACCGAACATTTTGCCGGTGAAAGTCACGCGCGGTGCTAATGATGCTATTTATATTGGTACAAAATAA
- the crcB gene encoding fluoride efflux transporter CrcB gives MAAGQWLAVGGGAAIGAWVRWGLGLAFNVSLFPLGTLIANLVGGFLMGMAMAYFVATPLQNELRLFVTTGFLGGLTTFSAFSAEAFNYLHKQEYAWAAGHIASHVLGSLVMTAIGFAFIQYWRN, from the coding sequence ATGGCAGCAGGGCAATGGCTTGCAGTAGGCGGTGGGGCGGCAATAGGGGCTTGGGTGCGCTGGGGTTTAGGCCTTGCGTTCAATGTCAGTTTATTCCCATTAGGCACCTTAATCGCCAATTTGGTCGGTGGTTTTTTAATGGGTATGGCAATGGCCTATTTTGTAGCGACGCCACTCCAAAACGAGCTGCGCTTATTTGTCACCACAGGTTTTTTAGGCGGATTGACGACATTTTCCGCATTTTCTGCAGAAGCTTTTAATTATCTGCATAAACAAGAATACGCATGGGCGGCAGGGCATATTGCCAGCCATGTGTTGGGCAGTTTAGTGATGACTGCAATTGGTTTTGCGTTCATCCAATATTGGCGTAATTAA